GTTGGCGCTAAACAAGGTCCTATAAACCACTATCATGTTCATATCAACCAAAAAGTATTATATTCTTCTGATGCCAGACATTGTTGATGGCCAATAACATATTCTATGTTTGTCATTCTCATTGTGGCTGGACAATGTGTTCTGTAGGCTCTTCCTCACAGTTTTAATGAATAATGtgttctctactgttctgtaggaTTCCTTCTTCAGTGCCCTGAAGGAAGCAGGAGACAAGCTGGTGGTAGTGGACTTCACAGCCTCCTGGTGCGGCCCCTGCAAGAACATTGCACCCTTCTTCAAAGTGAGTGGTCCAACACTCAACGTCTCTAGCTGAGCTGTACCATTACTCATGCGGGAAGGTTCTTCTGATTTAGTTTCTGATCTTGTTCTAAGGGTccgtattcataaagcgtcttaGACTTGGAGTGCTGAGCAAGGATCAGTTCTGCATTTTTACATCATAATCAATATGATTACAAGGACGGGGTGGATCTGTTACTAGATCAGCTCTCCcactgagatgctttatgaatacaggcccagttGTGCCTAGTCTAGTTAAGATGCACCCTGCTAGCTGTAGCTGTCAGATGGTCTCCTGTGAGAGGCCTCATGCCAAGTAGGGGGAACCTGAAGGGGTTGGTTGGTCTGAGCCAGAGATATTGTGGAAGAAGAAAAAACAGTGTgcaaaccctattccctacatggtacactacttctgaccagggcccgtaggactctggtcaaaagtagtatactatgtagggaataggatgccatttaggaTGTAGCCTGTGTTGTGGTGGCCATGTCGTCTTGGCAACCGTCGAGGAAGCCTCCTAGGACTTGGAACATTGCGCTTATCAAGTGAAGAGCCCTTATTATAGACTGTAAACAGAATGCTAATGAACAATGCTGAGATGATCAGTCATAAGCCCACTGAGGCAGAGCAGGGTTGTGAAGTAGGGCCTTGTCAAAAACTATTTAAAACGAAAAACTGGATCAATACTCACATTACGTAGCATTCAAGTGGAGATGTGAATCAACCTATGGTGTGTGTCCTCCATCAATACCCCTTGTATGGTATGTCTCTGGATCAATAATAGACAGGTGGATACATGAGCTGCTGTGTCTGACTCATCTGGTTGAGATAATGGTTACAAAATTCCCAAGTGGAGGATTCTGGATTCCCCCCTCCCCTCCGGTTCCGGGAATCTtctaaccaggatttctggaaaacctggggatTATGGGGAAGCTAATATAATTTTGGAATCCTAGTTTAGCCAGCAGTACACTGCTAGGCCTGTTTACCCATTGGGGCTGCCTTGCTGACCCTTGACGTTTAACCTGTGTGCTCTGCTCCTCTACAGGGGCTTTCGGAAAAACCAGAGAACAAGAATGTGGTTTTCCTCAAGGTGGACGTGGACGAGGCAGCGGTGagtcaattgtgtgtgtgtgtgtgttccacaaaCATTGAACAACTGTTAATAGCTCTTGTTGAAAGTGCTTGAGCATTATGTACTGGAGGTTGAAGTGATGAATTGGGACGTTATCAGATTTTCTGTGAATTAGTACAAACAGTCCAGTTGGTGTATTTGAATACAGAAAACTCTTTGTAAAGATGGATGGCTTGCCTAACATTGACTAGACCTCATGTATGTAGATCTATTGGGAAACACCACGAGGCTATCTCTTGAAGTACAAGACTCGAGAGAATACTTTGGTTAGGAATGTGGGGTCAGTAGACGAGCCGGCTGTCTGGCTGGCCGACAGTTTTCAGGTGAAAGGTTACTATCCAATTGTGACTTTGTTGCATTGAGCTGGGGTTGCTGTGGCTAAGGGAAGTGGCTTCGCGTGTTTTTGTACAGTCCAGACACTGGGTTGAACCCATGAGTCAGTCATCTCAGCTGTCTGTGTTGGGTCATATAGTATGTAGACTACTGTGTGGCTGGGTGTACGGAGGGGGGTTCCAAAACCTGCTTTTCCCTTGAATATTATTACAGAAGGTTTGAGGCGATTTGCCCAGTCAGTTAGGACAAACCTGTCCTGCAGAACTAAGGCGTTCCTTACTGGGTGATACTCAACCACATCAATGTGCTTTTAATAGAGGGAGCCTGTTTATTTACACTACTATTGTACCTTTTTTAGCATGGCTTCTGATAGccataaaaataaatgtacaacagggatttgagaggaatgggagatgcaGCAGAGGAATGCTGAGGCAGAGGGCACGTAGTGAGGACGACTGGCTACTATTCTGAACTGTGAGTGGCGATCTTTCTGGCGCCCAGACCTGATGAAGCATCAGCCAAGTGTCTGCTACACAGAGTGGAAGAGAAGTCCAGTAGCTACAAGATCATCAGCAGACTCTGTCACCGTTATCTACCATcctctgacccatctctctcCGCTCAAGCCATGAACTGACCCTCTCCATCTTCAGAGGATGCAGCGATCAAAGACTTGGCCTCTATTGGTTGATCTGTCATGATATATTGCTTGTTTGGTCTACGTTTTAATCACCCTTCACTCTGCCTCCTCCTACAGGATGTGGCCAAACACTGTGACATCAAATGCATGCCGACGTTCCATTTCTATAAGAATGAGAAAAAGGTGGGTATTTTCTTGTCTTTTCCTTTTTTATAAATAATAAAAGGAGTAACACAATTTATGGTCGCTTTAGTTGATTTCCCTCTCGGGGTAAAGACTGTATTATATTTAGTATAACAGTCGGCTGTACCGCTGTACTAGCCTGTTATTGAATGTAATTGTGGTACGTTGAAAGTGCTATTAGAATTCCCTGTGGTGTCGTTCCCAGGTGGATGATTTCTCTGGGTCCAACGAAGCCAAACTGGAGGAGAAGGTCAACACTCTGAGGTCATGAGGAAGAGGCTGACACGCACATCTGCACTGACGCTGTACAAACGCCACCAACCAACTGTCTTTAGACCGAACTCCCCCTTGAAGGAATAATTCCACTATAGTCCCAATTCCCACCATATGTACAACAAAACATTGTTTtaattcaattattattattttttaaattgttattAAATGTTAATACCAAACCATGCCACTAAATCCTCCAGTGTATTAGTCGTTCTTATTCAGGTCAGGAGTTTATCTCCATTTTTAAAAAGGACCATaatattttaatgtatttttatatattaGAGCAATGCTGTTGGGATTTTGAATGTTCTGTCGAAGTGGGTGGATTCAATAAATTAAGATGAATGCTGACGTCTGGTATGAGTTCCCTAAATCTTTTTTTTGGGGGATGAGTTAATGTACTAGGGTTGCACTACTCTTCATGGCGCAGTAGTCAACTGTATATTTAACTTTCTAGACTAGAATTGAGCATCCcatttgcatgttgtgttttatagcCTAATGTTTATCTAGATTTAGTAGGTATGAAAATATAGCTTAGAAATGTGTAGTCTAAGATGCTATACATTCTAAAGCATCATGTAGTAACTACAGTAAAGGGAGAGTGCTTTAAGGCCTAGATTCAGATCAAGCGATAGCCGACCGCTGCATAGCTGGCGTCTGAGGTGTAACTGCATTGGAGCCGTCTTAGTCCTTGTCACGACGCCACACCCATCCCAGTCGTGTTAGACTTTCAGAATGAAAAAgcgtaggctatatagaaattaTGCACATAGTAAGTGAAATGAGGATTTATCATCCTCATTGAGGTGTAAATTAGCCTACATCTCACATTGCGGTGTTTGAatttgtaaacaaggctgcatttGGATTTCACTTAATGTGACgctgtgcagccaatggcaatgtccccATTAGCTATAATGCCAGGAACCTCATGTAGATTTTGCAGCTCTAATGCAGTTCCACCTCCAAGCCAAAACAACCTCTATgcagatctgattgaatagagccctaagacGCAATCTAAAGCAACATCCATCTTAAAGCACTAtgaatattttatttaacccGGTAAATTGACAGAACAGATCCtaatttacagcaatgacctagGGGATGATCAAGGCACTGCCTTGCTGTAAATTAGGATCTGTTCTGTCAACTTactaggttaaataaaatattcaTAGTGCTTTAAGAagttggggatgattaggtgacaaCAATGGTATATGAGCCAGACTGGGAATTTAagcaggacaccagggttaacacccctactcttacaatatgtgccatgggatctttagtgaccacagagagtccgGACACaattttaacatcccatccaaaagacagcatcCGACACAAGGCAATGTCCTCAATTACtgtgatatttttttagaccggAGGAAAGGGTTCCTCCtcctggccctccaacaccacttccagcagcatcaaatcaaattttatttgtcacatacacatggttagcagatgttaatgcgagtgtagcgaaatgcttgtgtaatctgtgcatctggtctcccatccagggaccaaccatgATCAACCTTGCTTAGCTTCAAACTGCTGCAGGGTGGTACGCTGCTGGTACACTGATTCTAGAAGGATCATTAGGGAACTATAGTAAAGGCATGGAGAGACCCACTGCCGGCACCTGACATGCTTTAGCGTCACAACACCCAACAGCAGAGATGAGGTACTAGTGGCGTTCCAGCCCAACTACAATGCAGACGCCTGCCAGATCTCGCAAACACttaggtgtttaacatatcagctaATCATACGATATAGCAATCTGATGCCATTCACTTGCTCACATAGGCTTGGCTCTGAAAAACATTGAGGAAGATATAGTTGGAGTGAATGGAACCGATTCAGTTGTATTTTATGCTTTAATAAAAACGAGAGGATAGTTTACACATATACATTGGACAATCACATCGTTTTTACACATCATACCAGTATAGCAGCATATTTAATACTGTTCATTTTCTATATGAAAAAAATACAGCTTTATTTTACAAAatgtttctgtttttgtttccctGGGAGGGGTGGGGGACAGAATTCATGGTTTACATTTATGAAATAATTACACAAAATTCCCTTCACGGAGAGCGAAATCTTCTTTCACGTTGAATGGTCTTAAATATTATAATATCCTGTTTTCCTTTTCCTGTAAAGTTGAGAGAAAATGAAAAAGACTATTAGACTAAATCATTTGTCATTTTCAAAACCTTTTATTTATGTCTTGATATTTTAAATGTAGAAAACATTGCCATTAGTCCTGTAGTTATAAACTACTCGGTGCCTGCCTGTTTTCATCTGACTGTTGGGGTTTGAACAAGCCCAGTTGGCTGTTTTCCCAGTGAGAGagtaggcaacaaaaaaaaagtgtcatcACAATGGATGGATAGCCCTGCAGTGTGGCTCATAGCCAAATGGTTTTCTGCAGAGTCCAACcagaagtgagagagaggtttTCTCATTCAGTTATATCTGTCAGCCTTGAGTTTAGCAGTACATTGGAATTAGAGTTTTCACCTGGAAAAGACATTTCTGACACTATCTTTACCTAGATGTTCAGTCAGATTAGCTTTCTCTGTTAGAGTGGCATGTCAGCCAGATACTGTACATCTTCCCATTTAATCagatacagggcattcggaaagtattcagaccctttaaccttttccacattttgttatgtacagccttattctaaaatgtatttaattgttatttcccctcatcaatctacacacaataccctataatgacaaaataaaaatacatgttttttacacatttttgcacatgtatatatatatatatatatatacagaccatatatatatatatatatatatataaaactgaaatagcacatttacataagtattcagaccctttactcagtactttgttgaagcacctttggcagcggttatagccttgagtcttcttgggtatgacgctacaagcttggcacacctgtatttggggagtttctcccattcttctctgcagatcctctcaagctctgtcaggttggttgaaacgttgctgcacagctatctctagatatgtttgatcgggttcaagtccgggctctggctgagccaggcaaggacatttagagacttgtcccgaagccactcctgcattgtcttgcctgtgtgcttagggtcgttgtcctgttggaatgttaACCTTCGCTCATgtctgaggtcatgagcgctctggagcaggttttcataaaggatctctctgtactctgctccgttttatctttccctcgatcctgacttgtctcccagtccctgccactgaaaaacatccccacagcatgatgctgccaccaccatgctttaccgtagggatggtgccaggtttcctctagaagtgacgcttggaattcaggccaaagagttcaatcttggtttcatcagaccagagaatcttgtttctaatggactgagtcctttaggtgtcatttggcaaactccaagcgggctgtcatgtgccttttactcaggagtggcttccgtgtgcccactctaccatgaaagcctgattggtggagtgctgcagagatggttgtccttctggaaggttctcaccttttgcacagaggaactctggagctctcagagtgaccatcgggttcttggtcacctccctgatcaaggctcttctccaccgattgctcagtttggccgggcggacagctctaagaagagtcttggtgattccagacttcttccatttaagaatgatggaggccactgtgttcttgggaaccttcaatgctgcagaaatgttttgttacccttccctatatcggtgcctcgacacaattttgtctcggagctctaccgacaattccttcgacctcatgacttagtgtttgctctgacatgtactgtcaactgtgggactttactgtatataggcaggtgtgagcctttccaaatcatgtcaaatcaacttaattgaccacaggtggactccaatctagttgtaaaaacatctcaaagatgatcaatggaaacaggatgcacctgagctcaattccgagtctcatagcaaagggtctgaatgcttgtgtaaataaggttctgttttttatttgtatgaaATTTGCTAAAAAAAATCTTAAAACCTGTTTCCGCTTCGTCATTATAGGTTATTGTCATTATAGGTTGAtaatgaggatttttattttatttaatccattttagaataaggctgtaaagtatcaaaatgtgaaaaaatggaAGAGGTCTGAATAATGTCAGAATGCACCGTATGTGCCCAGTTAGTACTGAACCTCTCTGTCCAGCCATACCTTGGCCCAACtccaacagacagagagggagagctgagCTGAgacacagacctgggttcaaatactacatGAAAACTTACAACATACTTTGAGTGTCTGCTCTAGCCTGCCAATAGTGCCATGGGCGGGTTTGcagttttgggactattctaGTGGTTGATTATGCCAGGCATGCTCAATCAAGCACTGCCGGTAAAGTATTTTCAATTATTTCAAATATTGTTTGTGCCTAGTTCTGGTGAGTGTGCCTCACATTACAGAGAGATTGTATAGTAGGTCACTTTGTATTGCTGTACTAGGGTTTCTTTCAAATGATGACACAGACACAAAATAGGCCTCATTCAGGataaggggaagagaggagagataatgatTTCCTTATGAGCATTATTAATGTTATGATTTGCCATTCCTGACAAGAGATGTTCCTGACATATTTTGATCTGTGTGTGATCAAGCAGTACTATGCGGTCTGATAGTACctggtggtctggtagtacagagtggtctggtagtacagagtggtctggtagtacagagtggtctggtagtacagagttgtctggtagtacagagtggtctggtagtacctggtggtctggtagtacagagtggactggtagtacagagtggtctggtagtacagagttgtctggtagtacctggtggtctggtagtacagagtggtctggtagtacagagtggtctggtagtaccaggtggtctggtagtacagagtggtctggtagtacctggtggtctggtagtacctggtggtctggtagtacagagtggtctggtagtacctggtggtctgTTAGTACCTGGTGGTCTGTTAGTACctggtggtctggtagtacagagtggtctggtagaacagagtggtctggtagtacctggtggtctggtagtacagagtggtctggtagtacctggtggtctggtagtacagagtggtctggtagtacctggtggtctggtagtacagagtggtctggtagtacagagtggtctggtagtacagagtggtctggtagtacctggtggtctggtagtacctggtggtctggtagtacagagtggtctggtagtacagagtggtctggtagtacagagtggtctggtagtacctggtggtctgttagtacctggtggtctggtagtacctggtggtctggtagtacagagtggtctggtagtacctggtggtctgttagtacctggtggtctggtagtacagagtggtctggtagtacagagtggtctggtagtacagagtggtctggtagtacctggtggtctggtagtacagagtggtctggtagtacagagtggtctggtagtacagagtggtctggtagtacagagtggtctggtagtacagagtggtctggtagtacagagtggtctggtagtacctggtggtctggtagtacagagtggtctggtagtacctggtggtctggtagtacctggtggtctggtagtacagtgtggtctggtagtacctggtggtctggtagtacctggtggtctggtagtacagagtggtctggtagtacagagtggtctggtagtacctggtggtctggtagtacctggtggtctggtagtacctggtggtctggtagtacagagtggtctggtagtacagagtggtctggtagtacagagtggtctggtagtacctggtggtctggtagtacctggtggtctggtagtacctggtggtctggtagtacagagtggtctggtagtacagagtggtctggtagtacagagtggtctggtagtacctggtggtctggtagtacagagtggtctggtagtacctggtggtctggtagtacctggtggtctggtagtacagagtggtctggtagtacctggtggtctggtagtacagagtggtctggtagtacagagtggtctggtagtacctggtggtctggTAGTACCTGGCGGtctggtagtacctggtggtctggtagtacagagtggtctgctagtacagagtggtctggtagtacagagtggtctggtagtacagagtggtctggtagtacagagtggtctggtagtacagagtggtctgctagtacagagtggtctgctagtacagagtggtctgctagtacagagtggtctggtagtacctggtggtctggtagtacagagtggtctggtagtacagagtggtctgctagtacagagtggtctgctagtagagtggtctggtagtacctggtggtctggtagtacagagtggtctggtagtacagagtggtctggtagtacagagtggtctggtagtacctggtggtcctgtagtacctggtggtctggtagtacctggtggtctggtagtacagagtggtctggtagtacagagtggtctggtagtacctggtggtctggtagtacctggtggtctggtagtacagagtggtctggtagtacagagtggtctggtagtacctggtggtctggtagtacagagtggtctggtagtacagagtggtctggtagtacctgGCAGTCTGGTAGTACCTGGCAGTCTGGTAGTACCTGGCagtctggtagtacagagtggtctggtagtacagagtggtctggtagtacagagtggtctggtagtacctggtggtctggtagtacagagtggtctggtagtacagagtggtctgctagtacagagtggtctgctagtacagagtggtctgctagtacctggtggtctggtagtacagagtggtctggtagtacagagtggtctggtagtacagagtggtctggtagtacctggtggtctggtagtacagagtggtctggtagtacctggtggtctggtagtacagagtggtctggtagtacagagtggtctggtagtacagagtggtctggtagtacagagtggtctggtagtacagagtggtctggtagtacctggtggtctggTCGTAcatagtggtctggtagtacagagtggtctggtagtacctggtggtctggtagtacagaatggtctggtagtacagagtggtctggtagtacctggtggtctggtagtacagagtggtctgctagtacagagtggtctggtagtacctggtggtctggtagtacagagtggtctggtagtacagagtggtctggtagtacctggtcgtctggtagtacagagtggtctggtagtacagagtggtctggtagtacagagtggtctggtagtacagagtggtctggtagttcctggtggtctggtagtacagagtggtctggtagtacagagtggtctggtagtacagagtggtctggtagtacagagtggtgtggtagtacctggtggtctggTAGTAAAGAGTGATCTGGTAGTACCTTATGGTCTGatagtacagagtggtctggtagtacagagtggtctggtagtacctggtggtctggTAGTACCTGGCGGtctggtagtacctggtggtctggtagtacagagtggtctgctagtacagagtggtctggtagtacagagtgttctggtagtacagagtggtctggtagtacagagtggtctggtagtacagagtggtctggtcGTACAGAGTGGTCTGctagtacagagtggtctggtagtacctggtggtctggtagtacagagtggtctggtagtacagagtggtctgctagtacagagtggtctgctagtagagtggtctggtagtacctggtggtctggtagtacagagtggtctggtagtacagagtggtctggtagtacagagtggtctggtagtacagagtggtctggtagtacctggtggtcctgtagtacctggtggtctggtagtacctggtggtctggtagtacagagtggtctggtagtacagagtggtctggtagtacctggtggtctggtagtacctggtggtctggtagtacagagtggtctggtagtacctggtggtctggtagtacagagtggtctggtagtacagagtggtctggtagtacgTGGCAGTCTGGTAGTACCTGGCAGTCTGGTAGTACCTGGCagtctggtagtacagagtggtctggtagtacagagtggtctgctagtacagagtggtctgctagtacagagtggtctgctagtacctggtggtctggtagtacagagtggtctggtagtacagagtggtctggtagtacctggtggtctggtagtacagagtggtctggtagtacctggtggtctggtagtacagagtggtctggtagtacagagtggtctggtagtacagagtggtctggtagtacagagtggtctggtagtacagagtggtctggtagtacctggtggtctggTCGTAcatagtggtctggtagtacctggtcgtctggtagtacagagtggtctggtagtacagagtggtctggtagtacagagtggtctggtagtacagagtggtctggtagttcctggtggtctggtagtacctggtggtctggtagtacctggtggtctggtagtacagagtggtctggtagtacagagtggtctggtagtacctggtggtctggTAGTAAAGAGTGATCTGGTAGTACCTTATGGTCTGatagtacagagtggtctggtagtacagagtggtctggtagtacctggtggtctggtagtacagagtggtctggtagtacagagtggtctggtagtacagagtggtctggtagtacagagtggtctggtagtacagagtggtctggtagtacagagtggtcgggtagtacagagtggtcgggtagtacagagtggtctggtagtacagagtggcctggtagtacctggtggtctgTTAGTACCCGGTGGtctggtagtacctggtggtctggtagtacctggtggtctggtagtacagagtggtctggtagtacctggtggtctggTAGTACTGGTTGTTCTggtagtgtgtatgtgtctgtgtgtctgtgtgtctgtgtgtgtgtgtgtgtgtgtgtgtggtttgtcaccTAGAGCAGTCGTGCCCGCTCCACCCTAGACTGCAGTGACACCTGTTAGGCCTGATGCACCTCCCACCGTTCAGACAGGACGATGAGCACACCGCTGTGAAAACACACACTGTCAATAAAACCGTAAGCCAttcaacacatatatatatatatacacacactgtcaaTAAAACCGTAAACCAttcaacacatatatatatacacacacacactctatcagCTTTGCATCCACCTGACCAATAACTATCCTAAGGCT
This DNA window, taken from Oncorhynchus tshawytscha isolate Ot180627B linkage group LG10, Otsh_v2.0, whole genome shotgun sequence, encodes the following:
- the txn gene encoding thioredoxin, with the translated sequence MIIEIEDKDSFFSALKEAGDKLVVVDFTASWCGPCKNIAPFFKGLSEKPENKNVVFLKVDVDEAADVAKHCDIKCMPTFHFYKNEKKVDDFSGSNEAKLEEKVNTLRS